From one Streptomyces sp. R41 genomic stretch:
- the dnaN gene encoding DNA polymerase III subunit beta: MKIRVERDVLAEAVAWAARSLPARPPAPVLAGLLLKAEDGSLSLSSFDYEVSARVSVDAEVDEEGTVLVSGRLLADICRALPNRPVEISTDGVRATVVCGSSRFTLHTLPVEEYPALPQMPSATGTVPGEVFASAAAQVAIAAGRDDTLPVLTGVRIEIEGDTVTLASTDRYRFAVREFLWKPENPDASAVALVPAKTLLDTAKALTSGDSVILALSGSGAGEGLIGFEGAGRRTTTRLLEGDLPKYRTLFPTEFNSVAVIETAPFVEAVKRVALVAERNTPVRLSFEQGVLILEAGSSDDAQAVERVDAQLEGDDISIAFNPTFLLDGLSAIDSPVAQLSFTTSTKPALLSGKPAVDAEADEAYKYLIMPVRLSG; this comes from the coding sequence GTGAAGATCCGGGTGGAACGCGACGTACTCGCGGAGGCAGTGGCCTGGGCGGCACGCAGCCTCCCGGCCCGTCCGCCGGCGCCTGTGCTCGCCGGCCTCCTTCTGAAGGCCGAGGACGGCTCTCTGAGCCTCTCCAGCTTCGACTACGAGGTCTCGGCGCGTGTCTCCGTGGATGCGGAGGTCGACGAAGAGGGCACGGTCCTCGTCTCCGGCCGCCTCCTCGCGGACATCTGCCGCGCCCTCCCCAACCGGCCGGTGGAGATTTCCACAGACGGTGTACGGGCGACCGTGGTCTGCGGCTCCTCGCGATTCACACTCCACACCCTGCCTGTGGAGGAGTACCCGGCGCTGCCGCAGATGCCGTCGGCGACGGGCACCGTCCCGGGCGAGGTCTTCGCCTCGGCGGCCGCCCAGGTGGCCATCGCGGCAGGGCGTGACGACACCCTCCCCGTCCTCACCGGCGTGCGCATCGAGATCGAGGGCGACACGGTCACCCTCGCCTCCACCGACCGCTACCGCTTCGCGGTCCGCGAGTTCCTGTGGAAGCCGGAGAACCCGGACGCGTCCGCGGTCGCCCTGGTGCCCGCCAAGACCCTCCTGGACACCGCCAAGGCCCTCACGAGCGGCGACAGCGTGATCCTGGCGCTGTCCGGCTCGGGCGCGGGCGAAGGCTTGATCGGCTTCGAGGGCGCCGGGCGGCGTACGACCACCCGTCTGCTCGAAGGCGACCTCCCGAAGTACCGCACGCTGTTCCCGACGGAGTTCAACTCCGTGGCCGTGATCGAGACCGCCCCCTTCGTGGAGGCCGTCAAGCGTGTGGCCCTGGTCGCCGAGCGGAACACCCCGGTGCGGCTCAGCTTCGAGCAGGGCGTGCTGATCCTGGAGGCCGGCTCCAGTGACGACGCACAGGCTGTGGAAAGGGTCGACGCCCAGCTGGAGGGCGACGACATCTCGATCGCCTTCAACCCGACGTTCCTGCTGGATGGCCTGAGCGCCATCGACTCGCCGGTGGCCCAGCTCTCCTTCACGACGTCCACCAAGCCCGCGCTGCTGAGCGGCAAGCCCGCCGTGGACGCCGAGGCGGACGAGGCATACAAGTACTTGATCATGCCGGTGCGGCTGAGCGGCTGA
- the gnd gene encoding phosphogluconate dehydrogenase (NAD(+)-dependent, decarboxylating) has translation MELGLVGLGKMGGNMRERIRRAGHTVIGYDRNPDLADVHSLEELVGKLKGPRVVWVMVPAGAATQSTIDELAALLEPGDVVVDGGNSRWTDDERHAVELGIKGIGFVDCGVSGGVWGLENGYALMYGGTAENVAKVQPIFDALKPEGDFGSVHAGKVGAGHFAKMVHNGIEYAMMQAYAEGWELLEKVDSVTDVREVFRSWQEGTVIRSWLLDLAVNALDEDEHLGKLKGYAEDSGEGRWTVEAAINHSVPLPAITASLFARFASRQDDSPQMKMIAALRNQFGGHAVEKA, from the coding sequence ATGGAGCTCGGTCTCGTCGGCCTCGGCAAGATGGGCGGCAACATGCGCGAGCGGATCCGCCGCGCAGGCCACACCGTCATCGGATACGACCGCAACCCGGACCTCGCCGATGTCCACAGCCTGGAAGAGCTTGTGGGCAAGCTCAAGGGCCCGCGTGTGGTGTGGGTCATGGTCCCGGCCGGTGCCGCGACCCAGTCCACCATCGACGAGCTGGCCGCCCTCCTGGAGCCGGGCGACGTTGTGGTGGACGGCGGAAACTCCCGCTGGACGGACGACGAGAGGCACGCCGTCGAGCTGGGTATCAAGGGCATCGGCTTCGTCGACTGCGGCGTCTCCGGCGGCGTCTGGGGCCTGGAGAACGGCTACGCGCTGATGTACGGCGGCACCGCCGAGAACGTCGCCAAGGTGCAGCCGATCTTCGACGCGCTCAAGCCCGAGGGCGACTTCGGGTCGGTGCATGCCGGCAAGGTCGGCGCGGGCCACTTCGCGAAGATGGTCCACAACGGCATCGAGTACGCCATGATGCAGGCCTATGCCGAGGGCTGGGAGCTCCTGGAGAAGGTCGACTCCGTCACGGACGTGCGCGAGGTCTTCCGCTCCTGGCAGGAGGGCACGGTCATCCGCTCCTGGCTGCTCGACCTCGCGGTCAACGCGCTGGACGAGGACGAGCACCTGGGGAAGCTCAAGGGTTACGCGGAGGACTCGGGCGAGGGCCGGTGGACCGTGGAGGCGGCCATCAACCACTCGGTGCCGCTCCCCGCGATCACCGCGTCGCTCTTCGCGCGCTTCGCCTCGCGGCAGGACGACTCGCCGCAGATGAAGATGATCGCGGCGCTGCGCAACCAGTTCGGCGGCCACGCGGTCGAGAAGGCCTGA
- the recF gene encoding DNA replication/repair protein RecF, with protein sequence MHVTHLSLADFRSYARVEVPLDPGVSAFVGPNGQGKTNLVEAVGYLASLGSHRVSSDAPLVRMGADRAIIRANVRQGERQQLVELELNPGKANRARINRSSQVRPRDVLGIVRTVLFAPEDLALVKGDPGERRRFLDELITARSPRMAGVRSDYDRVLKQRNTLLKSAALARRHGGRTMDLSTLDVWDQHLARVGAELLAQRLDLISAIQPLTDKAYEQLAPGGGPIALEYKPSAPGEAHTREDLYEQLMAALAEVRKQEIERGVTLVGPHRDDLLLKLGQLPAKGYASHGESWSYALALRLASYDLLRAEGNEPVLVLDDVFAELDTRRRERLAELVASGEQVLVTAAVDDDVPDVLAGTRYAVSEGTVERV encoded by the coding sequence ATGCACGTCACGCATCTGTCGCTGGCCGACTTCCGCTCGTACGCCCGGGTAGAGGTTCCGCTCGACCCGGGCGTCTCCGCGTTCGTGGGCCCCAATGGACAGGGCAAGACGAACCTGGTCGAGGCGGTCGGCTATCTGGCGAGCCTCGGCAGCCACCGCGTCTCCTCCGACGCTCCGCTCGTGCGCATGGGCGCCGACCGGGCGATCATCCGGGCCAATGTCCGCCAGGGCGAGCGCCAGCAGCTCGTCGAGCTGGAGCTGAACCCGGGCAAGGCCAACCGCGCCCGCATCAACAGGTCCTCGCAGGTCAGACCCCGTGACGTACTCGGCATCGTACGAACCGTGCTGTTCGCCCCGGAGGACCTCGCCCTGGTCAAGGGCGACCCCGGTGAGCGGCGCCGCTTCCTCGACGAGCTGATCACCGCCCGCTCCCCGCGGATGGCGGGTGTCCGCTCCGACTACGACCGGGTTCTCAAGCAGCGCAACACCCTGCTGAAGTCTGCCGCGCTGGCCCGGCGGCACGGCGGCCGCACCATGGACCTGTCCACGCTCGACGTGTGGGACCAGCACCTCGCGCGCGTGGGCGCCGAGCTGCTCGCCCAGCGGCTCGACCTGATCTCCGCGATCCAGCCGCTGACCGACAAGGCGTACGAGCAGCTGGCGCCCGGCGGCGGGCCGATCGCCCTGGAGTACAAGCCGTCCGCACCTGGCGAGGCGCACACGCGCGAGGACCTGTACGAGCAGCTGATGGCGGCGCTCGCCGAGGTCCGCAAGCAGGAGATCGAGCGGGGTGTGACCCTGGTAGGACCTCATCGAGACGATTTGCTTCTCAAACTCGGTCAGCTGCCCGCCAAGGGATACGCCTCCCACGGGGAGTCCTGGTCCTACGCGCTGGCGCTGCGCCTGGCCTCGTACGACCTGCTCAGGGCCGAGGGAAATGAGCCGGTGCTGGTCCTGGACGACGTGTTCGCGGAGCTGGACACGCGCAGGAGGGAGCGCCTCGCGGAACTCGTCGCGTCGGGCGAGCAGGTGCTGGTGACCGCAGCGGTCGACGACGACGTACCGGATGTACTGGCGGGGACGCGGTACGCCGTGTCCGAGGGCACTGTGGAGCGCGTATGA
- a CDS encoding DUF721 domain-containing protein, producing MTENTPGKDAPEGASGEAPGKKTPEPSGVDLARVALRAAKEQARARGDSAQQKKQARRGGLRSGAHADGRDPMALGAAINRLLTERGWETPAAVGGVMGRWPQIVGENLAKHCVPQRYDEDERVLTVQCDSTAWATQLRLLAPQLVARLNQDLGHGTVRLIKVQGPGGPARRYGPLRAPGSTGPGDTYG from the coding sequence ATGACGGAGAACACACCCGGAAAAGACGCTCCCGAAGGCGCATCCGGTGAAGCCCCCGGGAAGAAGACCCCCGAGCCCTCCGGCGTCGACCTCGCGCGCGTGGCCCTGCGCGCCGCGAAGGAGCAGGCACGCGCGCGTGGAGACTCTGCGCAGCAGAAGAAGCAGGCGCGGCGCGGCGGCCTGCGCTCCGGCGCGCATGCCGACGGGCGCGACCCCATGGCGCTCGGCGCCGCCATCAACCGGCTGCTCACCGAGCGTGGCTGGGAGACCCCGGCCGCGGTGGGCGGTGTGATGGGCCGCTGGCCGCAGATCGTCGGCGAGAACCTGGCCAAGCACTGTGTGCCGCAGCGCTACGACGAGGACGAGCGGGTGCTGACGGTGCAGTGCGACTCGACCGCCTGGGCGACCCAGCTGCGCCTGCTCGCCCCGCAGTTGGTCGCGCGGCTGAATCAGGACCTCGGGCACGGCACGGTGCGGCTGATCAAGGTGCAGGGCCCCGGAGGCCCCGCGCGCCGCTACGGGCCCCTGCGCGCCCCCGGGAGCACGGGTCCCGGCGACACCTACGGGTGA
- the gyrB gene encoding DNA topoisomerase (ATP-hydrolyzing) subunit B, translated as MLCQKGRFVADSGNPNENIPSTDAGANGEVTASYDASAITVLEGLDAVRKRPGMYIGSTGERGLHHLVYEVVDNSVDEALAGHADTIDITILADGGVRVVDNGRGIPVGIVPSENKPALEVVLTVLHAGGKFGGGGYAVSGGLHGVGVSVVNALSSKVSVEVKTDGNRWTQDYKMGVPTAPLAKHEAIDETGTSVTFWADADIFETTDYSFETLSRRFQEMAFLNKGLTIKLTDERESAKATAGADEAGADEKDEVKTVTYHYEGGIVDFVKYLNSRKGDAVHPTVIDLEAEDKDKSLSLEVAMQWNSGYSEGVYSFANIIHTHEGGTHEEGFRAALTSLINKYARDKKLLREKDDNLTGDDIREGLTAIISVKLSEPQFEGQTKTKLGNTEAKTFVQKAVYEHLNDWLDRNPNEAADIIRKSIQAATARVAARKARDLTRRKGLLESASLPGKLSDCQSNDPTKCEIFIVEGDSAGGSAKSGRNPQYQAILPIRGKILNVEKARIDKILQNQEIQALISAFGTGVHEDFDIEKLRYHKIILMADADVDGQHINTLLLTFLFRFMRPLVEAGHVFLSRPPLYKIKWGRDDFEYAYSDRERDALIELGRQNGKRIRDDSVQRFKGLGEMNAEELRITTMDQEHRVLGQVTLDDAAQADDLFSVLMGEDVEARRAFIQRNAKDVRFLDI; from the coding sequence GTGCTGTGCCAGAAAGGGCGCTTCGTGGCCGATTCCGGCAACCCCAACGAGAACATCCCGTCCACCGACGCCGGCGCCAACGGCGAGGTCACAGCCTCGTACGACGCCAGCGCCATCACCGTCCTCGAGGGTCTGGACGCGGTCCGCAAGCGACCCGGCATGTACATCGGCTCGACCGGTGAGCGCGGACTGCATCACCTCGTGTACGAGGTCGTCGACAACTCCGTCGACGAGGCGCTGGCCGGCCACGCGGACACGATCGACATCACGATCCTCGCCGACGGTGGCGTGCGCGTCGTCGACAACGGCCGCGGCATCCCGGTGGGCATCGTCCCCTCCGAGAACAAGCCGGCCCTCGAGGTCGTGCTGACGGTCCTGCACGCGGGCGGCAAGTTCGGCGGCGGCGGCTACGCGGTCTCCGGCGGTCTGCACGGCGTCGGCGTATCCGTCGTGAACGCCCTGTCGAGCAAGGTCTCCGTCGAGGTCAAGACCGACGGCAACCGCTGGACGCAGGACTACAAGATGGGCGTTCCGACGGCCCCGCTCGCCAAGCATGAGGCCATTGACGAGACCGGCACCTCGGTCACCTTCTGGGCCGACGCGGACATCTTCGAGACCACCGACTACTCCTTCGAGACGCTCTCGCGGCGCTTCCAGGAGATGGCGTTCCTCAACAAGGGTTTGACGATCAAACTCACTGATGAGCGCGAGTCGGCGAAGGCCACCGCCGGGGCGGACGAGGCGGGTGCGGACGAGAAGGACGAGGTCAAGACCGTCACGTACCACTACGAGGGCGGCATCGTCGACTTCGTGAAGTACCTCAACTCCCGCAAGGGAGACGCGGTGCACCCCACCGTCATCGACCTCGAGGCCGAGGACAAGGACAAGAGCCTGTCCCTCGAGGTCGCGATGCAGTGGAACAGCGGCTACAGCGAGGGCGTGTACTCCTTCGCCAACATCATCCACACGCACGAGGGCGGCACGCACGAGGAGGGCTTCCGTGCGGCGCTGACCTCGCTGATCAACAAGTACGCGCGCGACAAGAAGCTGCTGCGTGAGAAGGACGACAACCTCACGGGCGACGACATCCGCGAGGGTCTGACCGCGATCATCTCGGTCAAGCTGAGCGAGCCCCAGTTCGAGGGCCAGACCAAGACCAAGCTGGGCAACACGGAGGCGAAGACCTTCGTCCAGAAGGCGGTCTACGAGCACCTGAACGACTGGCTGGACCGCAACCCGAACGAGGCCGCGGACATCATCCGCAAGTCGATCCAGGCGGCCACCGCGCGCGTGGCGGCCCGCAAGGCGCGTGACCTCACCCGCCGCAAGGGGCTCCTCGAGTCGGCGTCCCTGCCGGGCAAGCTCTCCGACTGCCAGTCGAACGACCCCACCAAGTGCGAGATCTTCATCGTCGAGGGTGACTCCGCCGGCGGCTCGGCCAAGTCCGGCCGCAACCCGCAGTACCAGGCGATCCTCCCGATCCGAGGAAAGATCCTCAACGTCGAGAAGGCGCGGATCGACAAGATCCTGCAGAACCAGGAGATCCAGGCGCTGATCTCCGCCTTCGGCACCGGAGTCCACGAGGACTTCGACATCGAGAAGCTCCGCTATCACAAGATCATCCTGATGGCGGACGCCGACGTCGACGGCCAGCACATCAACACCCTGCTGCTGACCTTCCTGTTCCGCTTCATGCGGCCGCTGGTCGAGGCCGGGCACGTGTTCCTCTCCCGCCCGCCGCTCTACAAGATCAAGTGGGGCCGGGACGACTTCGAGTACGCGTACTCGGACCGCGAGCGCGACGCACTGATCGAGCTGGGCCGGCAGAACGGCAAGCGCATTCGCGACGACTCGGTGCAGCGCTTCAAGGGTCTCGGCGAGATGAACGCCGAGGAACTGCGCATCACGACCATGGACCAGGAGCACCGCGTCCTCGGCCAGGTCACCCTCGACGACGCCGCCCAGGCCGACGACCTGTTCTCGGTCCTCATGGGCGAGGACGTCGAGGCGCGCCGCGCGTTCATCCAGCGCAACGCCAAGGACGTCCGCTTCCTCGACATCTGA
- the gyrA gene encoding DNA gyrase subunit A, protein MADESIPSTPEEEGEIALRVEPVGLETEMQRSYLDYAMSVIVSRALPDVRDGLKPVHRRVLYAMYDGGYRPEKGFYKCARVVGDVMGNYHPHGDSSIYDALVRLAQPWSMRMPLVDSNGNFGSPGNDPAAAMRYTECKLMPQSMEMVRDIDEETVDFTDNYDGRSQEPTVLPARFPNLLINGSAGIAVGMATNIPPHNLREVAAGAQWYLENPEASHEELLDALIERIKGPDFPSGALVVGRKGIEEAYRTGRGSITMRAVVEVEEIQNRQCLVVTELPYQVNPDNLAQKIADLVKDGKVGGIADVRDETSSRTGQRLVIVLKRDAVAKVVLNNLYKHTDLQTNFGANMLALVDGVPRTLSLDAFIRHWVTHQIEVIVRRTKFRLRKAEERAHILRGLLKALDAIDEVIALIRRSDTVEIAREGLMGLLEIDEIQANAILEMQLRRLAALERQKIIQEHDELQAKITEYNAILASPVRQRGIISEELAAIVEKFGDDRRSKLVPFDGDMSIEDLIAEEDIVVTITRGGYIKRTKTEDYRSQKRGGKGVRGTKLKQDDIVDHFFVSTTHHWLLFFTNKGRVYRAKAYELPDAGRDARGQHVANLLAFQPDEAIAEILAIRDYEAAPYLVLATKGGLVKKTPLKDYDSPRAGGVIAINLRETEDGSDDELIGAELVSAEDDLLLISKKAQSIRFTATDDALRPMGRATSGVKGMSFREGDQLLSMNVVRPGTFVFTATDGGYAKRTVVDEYRVQGRGGLGIKAAKIVEDRGSLVGALVVEETDEILAITLSGGVIRTRVNEVRETGRDTMGVQLINLGKRDAVVGIARNAEAGREAEEVDGEVAVDETAEDVEAVGTDEGEPSSAE, encoded by the coding sequence ATGGCCGACGAGAGCATTCCGAGCACTCCTGAAGAAGAGGGCGAGATCGCCCTGCGTGTCGAGCCCGTCGGGCTCGAGACCGAGATGCAGCGCTCGTACCTCGACTACGCGATGTCCGTCATCGTGTCGCGTGCGCTGCCCGACGTACGGGACGGTCTCAAGCCCGTCCACCGCCGTGTTCTGTACGCCATGTACGACGGCGGCTACCGGCCCGAGAAGGGCTTCTACAAGTGCGCCCGTGTCGTCGGCGACGTCATGGGCAACTACCACCCGCACGGCGACTCCTCGATCTACGACGCGCTGGTCCGCCTCGCGCAGCCGTGGTCGATGCGGATGCCGCTGGTGGACTCCAACGGCAACTTCGGTTCCCCGGGCAACGACCCGGCCGCCGCCATGCGGTACACCGAGTGCAAGTTGATGCCGCAGTCCATGGAGATGGTCCGCGACATCGACGAGGAGACCGTCGACTTCACGGACAACTACGACGGCCGCTCCCAGGAGCCGACCGTCCTGCCGGCCCGCTTCCCGAACCTGCTGATCAACGGCTCCGCCGGTATCGCGGTCGGCATGGCCACCAACATCCCGCCGCACAACCTGCGCGAGGTCGCGGCCGGCGCCCAGTGGTACCTGGAGAACCCCGAGGCCTCCCACGAGGAGCTCCTGGACGCGCTGATCGAGCGCATCAAGGGCCCCGACTTCCCAAGTGGTGCCCTGGTGGTGGGCCGAAAGGGCATCGAGGAGGCGTACCGCACGGGCCGTGGCTCCATCACGATGCGCGCTGTCGTCGAGGTCGAGGAGATCCAGAACCGCCAGTGCCTGGTGGTCACCGAGCTCCCCTACCAGGTGAACCCCGACAACCTCGCACAGAAGATCGCCGACCTGGTCAAGGACGGCAAGGTCGGCGGCATCGCCGACGTCCGCGATGAGACGTCCTCGCGTACGGGCCAGCGCCTGGTCATCGTCCTGAAGCGCGACGCGGTCGCCAAGGTCGTCCTGAACAACCTCTACAAGCACACCGATCTGCAGACGAACTTCGGCGCCAACATGCTGGCGCTGGTGGACGGCGTGCCGCGCACGCTGTCGCTCGACGCGTTCATCCGCCACTGGGTGACGCACCAGATCGAGGTCATCGTCCGCCGTACGAAGTTCCGGCTGCGCAAGGCCGAGGAGCGCGCGCACATCCTGCGCGGCCTCCTGAAGGCCCTGGACGCCATCGACGAGGTCATCGCGCTGATCCGGCGCAGTGACACCGTCGAGATCGCGCGCGAGGGCCTGATGGGCCTCCTGGAGATCGACGAGATCCAGGCCAACGCGATCCTCGAGATGCAGCTGCGCCGCCTGGCCGCCCTGGAGCGTCAGAAGATCATCCAGGAGCACGACGAGCTCCAGGCGAAGATCACCGAGTACAACGCGATCCTCGCCTCGCCCGTGCGTCAGCGCGGCATCATCAGCGAGGAACTCGCCGCGATCGTCGAGAAGTTCGGCGACGACCGCCGCTCCAAGCTGGTGCCCTTCGACGGCGACATGTCCATCGAGGACCTGATCGCCGAAGAGGACATCGTCGTCACCATCACGCGCGGTGGCTACATCAAGCGGACCAAGACCGAGGACTACCGCTCGCAGAAGCGCGGCGGCAAGGGCGTACGCGGTACGAAGCTGAAGCAGGACGACATCGTCGACCACTTCTTCGTGTCGACGACACACCACTGGCTGCTGTTCTTCACCAACAAGGGTCGCGTCTACCGGGCGAAGGCGTACGAGCTCCCGGACGCCGGCCGTGACGCGCGCGGCCAGCACGTCGCCAACCTGCTGGCCTTCCAGCCGGACGAGGCGATCGCCGAGATCCTCGCGATCCGCGACTACGAAGCGGCGCCTTACCTGGTTCTCGCCACCAAGGGCGGTCTTGTGAAGAAGACGCCCCTGAAGGATTACGATTCCCCGCGCGCGGGCGGTGTCATCGCGATCAACCTTCGTGAAACGGAGGACGGTTCCGATGACGAATTGATCGGAGCCGAGCTGGTTTCGGCAGAGGATGACCTGCTTCTGATCAGCAAGAAGGCGCAATCGATCAGGTTCACCGCTACGGACGACGCGCTGCGCCCCATGGGCCGTGCCACCTCGGGTGTCAAGGGGATGAGCTTCCGTGAGGGAGACCAGCTCCTCTCGATGAATGTTGTTCGACCCGGTACGTTCGTGTTCACTGCCACAGACGGTGGGTACGCGAAGCGGACCGTCGTCGACGAGTACCGCGTCCAGGGTCGCGGCGGCCTCGGTATCAAGGCCGCCAAGATCGTTGAGGACCGTGGATCGCTCGTCGGCGCGCTGGTGGTCGAGGAGACGGATGAAATCCTCGCCATCACACTGTCCGGCGGTGTGATTCGTACGCGAGTCAACGAGGTCAGGGAGACAGGCCGTGACACCATGGGCGTCCAACTGATCAACCTGGGCAAGCGCGATGCCGTGGTCGGTATCGCTCGTAACGCCGAGGCCGGACGCGAGGCGGAGGAAGTCGACGGCGAGGTCGCCGTGGACGAGACCGCCGAGGACGTCGAGGCCGTCGGTACGGACGAGGGCGAGCCGTCCTCGGCCGAGTAG
- a CDS encoding DUF3566 domain-containing protein: protein MSGATGAGSTGTETDGGRGPATDATDSHDSHGSQGGTVTDTRGPQAQQYAGGHAAPAAAPPAPGSPPPGSPLPGERQPQAAQPYHPPQAYPAQQPPTGAVRRPRTGARTTPRTRKARLRVAKADPWSVMKVSFLLSIALGICTIVASAVLWMVMDAMGVFSTVGGTISEATGSNESNGFDLQSFLSLPHVLMFTSVIAVIDVVLATALATLGAFIYNLSAGFVGGVELTLAEDE from the coding sequence GTGAGCGGAGCCACGGGCGCCGGATCGACCGGTACGGAAACGGACGGCGGCCGTGGCCCCGCCACGGATGCGACTGACTCCCATGACTCTCATGGATCCCAGGGGGGAACTGTGACGGACACCCGAGGCCCGCAGGCCCAGCAGTACGCGGGCGGGCACGCGGCCCCGGCCGCGGCGCCACCGGCGCCCGGCTCGCCGCCGCCGGGTTCGCCGCTTCCGGGGGAACGGCAGCCGCAGGCGGCCCAGCCGTATCACCCGCCGCAGGCGTACCCGGCTCAGCAGCCGCCGACGGGCGCGGTCCGTCGGCCGCGCACCGGGGCGCGTACGACACCGCGCACCCGCAAGGCACGGCTGCGGGTTGCCAAGGCCGACCCGTGGTCGGTGATGAAGGTCAGCTTCCTGCTCTCCATCGCGCTCGGCATCTGCACGATCGTGGCGTCCGCGGTGCTGTGGATGGTCATGGACGCGATGGGCGTCTTCTCGACGGTCGGCGGCACGATCTCGGAGGCGACGGGCTCGAACGAATCCAACGGATTCGACCTCCAGTCCTTCCTCTCGCTGCCGCACGTCCTGATGTTCACCTCGGTCATCGCGGTCATCGATGTGGTCCTCGCCACCGCGCTGGCCACCCTCGGCGCGTTCATCTACAACCTCTCCGCGGGCTTTGTCGGAGGCGTCGAGCTGACGCTGGCCGAGGACGAGTAG
- a CDS encoding DUF6344 domain-containing protein — MTQNKVMKLWTAFVTAFLALCTALGLITTTAAAAVPQAGATRNSEPSLKVPTVSYGTWSYSRALPPTMKQRIRAEAHGSSPSCRHRPPADDAMADLTALCGPQALTEADTELVTEHITPLQR, encoded by the coding sequence ATGACCCAGAACAAGGTCATGAAGCTGTGGACCGCCTTCGTCACCGCCTTCCTGGCTCTGTGCACGGCGCTCGGACTCATCACGACCACCGCGGCCGCCGCGGTACCGCAAGCCGGGGCGACGCGCAACAGCGAGCCCTCCCTGAAGGTGCCGACAGTGTCCTACGGGACCTGGTCCTACAGCCGGGCCCTGCCCCCCACGATGAAGCAACGCATCCGCGCCGAGGCCCACGGCTCCTCACCGAGCTGCCGCCACCGCCCGCCGGCCGACGACGCCATGGCGGACCTCACAGCTCTCTGCGGCCCCCAAGCCCTCACCGAGGCCGACACGGAACTCGTCACGGAGCACATCACGCCCCTCCAGCGCTGA
- a CDS encoding DLW-39 family protein, translated as MKKLLLVALAAIGGLLVYRQIQADRAEQDLWTEATDSVPTGS; from the coding sequence GTGAAGAAGCTTCTCCTGGTCGCACTGGCCGCCATCGGCGGGCTCCTCGTGTACCGCCAGATCCAGGCGGATCGCGCCGAGCAGGATCTGTGGACGGAGGCGACTGACTCCGTGCCCACGGGTTCGTGA